One Helianthus annuus cultivar XRQ/B chromosome 12, HanXRQr2.0-SUNRISE, whole genome shotgun sequence genomic region harbors:
- the LOC110896183 gene encoding WD repeat-containing protein 76 encodes MNNLSTNCLVDDTKLVRKIMAMSNSSEGVRTCVEVKKMKIDKKNIARVLSGRITEVKFFPTKDTRMVAVGNNCGNVGFWNIDSDDEIYVYYPHSGIVSGISIHPYSLSKIITSCYDGFIRLLDVEKESFDLLYTSAYQVFSICRPHDNMNSLFIGESYGSVGSLDIRSSNPNSMSWDLHAEQIYTIDFNSQNTNLMATSSKDGTACIWDLRKLAHLDPQPLKLVRHKDAVNSAYFSPSGNLLATTSKDNNIGLISGANYEVESMIYHSNKTPRFISSFRGIWGWDDSFIMVGNMKKGVDVICVEEKKLAYTMADREINAIPCRFDAHPMLPGVLAISTAGGRVYVWDI; translated from the exons ATGAACAATTTATCTACGAATTGTCTAGTGGATGACACAAAACTGGTAAGGAAGATCATGGCAATGAGCAACAGTTCAGAGGGGGTCAGGACTTGTGTTGAAGTGAAGAAGATGAAAATCGACAAGAAGAACATCGCTCGAGTTTTGTCAGGGCGGATAACTGAGGTTAAGTTCTTCCCGACCAAAGATACGAGGATGGTGGCTGTTGgaaacaattgtggaaatgttggATTTTGGAATATAGATTCGGATGATGAGATCTATGTCTATTACCCTCATTCAGGCATTGTTTCTGGAATCTCTATTCATCCGTATTCCTTGTCAAag ATAATTACTAGTTGTTACGATGGATTTATTCGCTTACTAGATGTTGAAAAGGAGAGTTTTGATCTATTATACACAAGCGCATATCAAGTTTTTTCGATATGCAGACCGCATGACAATATGAACTCTTTATTTATCGGGGAGAGTTATGGAAGCGTTGGCAGTTTAGATATACGGTCTTCGAATCCTAATTCAATGTCATGGGACTTGCATGCAGAACAGATTTACACCATCGATTTCAACTCGCAAAATACAAATTTAATGGCTACCAGTTCAAAAGACGGCACTGCATGCATCTGGGATTTGAGAAAACTTGCCCATCTTGATCCTCAGCCCCTTAAGCTTGTTAGACACAAGGACGCTGTCAATTCAGCCTATTTTTCTCCTTCTGGGAACCTGCTAGCAACCACAAG TAAGGACAATAACATTGGGCTCATAAGTGGAGCAAATTATGAAGTTGAGTCCATGATATACCACTCCAACAAGACACCCAGATTCATCTCTTCATTTAG AGGCATATGGGGATGGGATGATAGTTTCATCATGGTGGGGAATATGAAGAAAGGGGTGGATGTTATATGTGTAGAGGAGAAGAAACTTGCGTATACTATGGCTGATCGGGAAATCAACGCAATCCCATGTCGTTTTGATGCTCATCCAATGTTGCCTGGGGTGCTTGCGATTTCTACGGCTGGAGGTCGAGTCTATGTATGGGACATATGA
- the LOC110893654 gene encoding methyl-CpG-binding domain protein 4-like protein has translation MKEREREAVASLAEDRDGDDEYIKFVRKILELKEKKEGGIFGTGRGKDGDLQSEKQKKEAIVCLLVWEMKKKKERLTTIVIALPATAHTHTSAPSLVLQGCQSKKKNDVTTTNNTTKRVKLPLPPSNSNSNSNSNSNTKKTKKKKKIKEVLDATDNPFSQFVYKGCLSNSSYHSKTFTEKQGPHDALKVNKACVASTTQNKEEEEEEAVVVCKKHKLSAQQEACLVTGSSADQENANTVDQAVAAASTSSSKKKKLLSARPVTCSVDQEEISGKEISAAEEEEAAAEAVVVCKKKKKRKRSGQQKVCFSNPVSHQGISEKGNSVASTSGSHATDKVKAKEEEEEEVVVCKKKKKDKQQQHTSARQRVCALTDSGDPEEISQPVVGVKVSPTEKPIACQKNNSHSTVKFVSPYFPRKKANKEEEEVVVVVCKKKKKDSLTARQKRDDAYKKKTPDNTWKPPRSHHNLIQEDHIHDPWRIVVICILLNMTQGVQVRGVISEFFSLCPDAKTATEVPAETIEKLITPLGLQKVKTERIQRFSEGYLWDDWTHITQLHGVGKYAADAYAIFVTGQWRRVIPADHMLNRYWEFLHQNAHLLDKLTSHTDTL, from the exons atgaaagagagagagagagaggcggtgGCGTCGTTGGCCGAAGACAGAGATGGAGACGATG aatatattaAATTTGTGAGGAAAATCCTGGAGTTAAAGGAAAAAAAGGAGGGAGGTATTTTTGGAACAGGGAGAGGAAAAGACGGGGATTTGCAATCGGAGAAGCAGAAGAAGGAAGCaattgtttgtttgttggtttgggagatgaagaagaagaaggagagaTTAACAACGATCGTCATCGCTCTTCCTGCCACCGCTCATACTCATACCAGCGCACCTTCACTCGTTCTTCAG GGTTGTCAAAGTAAGAAGAAAAATGATGTTACAACAACAAATAACACCACCAAAAGGGTAAAGCTGCCTTTACCACcctccaattccaattccaattccaattccaattccaatacaaagaagacgaagaagaagaagaagattaagGAGGTTTTAGATGCAACTGATAATCCCTTTTCCCAATTTGTCTACAAAGGTTGCCTTTCAAACTCCTCCTATCATTCTAAGACTTTCACAGAAAAACAAGGCCCTCATGATGCACTTAAAGTAAACAAAGCTTGTGTTGCCAGTACTACTCAaaacaaagaagaagaagaagaagaagcggTTGTTGTTTGCAAGAAACATAAGCTTAGTGCACAACAAGAGGCCTGCTTAGTGACAGGCTCCTCCGCTGATCAGGAAAACGCAAACACTGTTGACCAAGCCGTTGCTGCTGCTAGTACTAGTAGTAGTAAGAAAAAGAAGCTGCTTAGTGCACGGCCAGTGACATGTTCCGTTGATCAGGAGGAGATATCAGGAAAAGAAATTTCTgctgctgaagaagaagaagcagCAGCAGAAGCAGTTGTTGTTTGcaagaaaaagaagaaacgtAAGCGTAGCGGACAACAAAaggtctgcttttcaaacccagTGAGTCATCAGGGGATATCAGAAAAAGGAAACTCGGTTGCTAGTACTAGTGGTTCACACGCTACTGACAAGGTAAAGgctaaagaagaagaagaagaagaggttgTTGTTTgtaagaaaaagaagaaagataaGCAGCAGCAGCATACTAGTGCAAGACAAAGGGTCTGTGCTTTGACAGACTCTGGTGATCCGGAGGAGATATCACAACCTGTTGTTGGCGTCAAAGTGTCACCCACTGAAAAACCCATTGCTTGCCAGAAAAACAATTCACACTCCACTGTGAAGTTCGTGTCACCCTACTTTCCAAGGAAGAAGGCTaacaaagaagaagaagaggtgGTAGTTGTTGTTtgcaagaaaaagaagaaagacagCCTTACTGCAAGACAAAAGCGAGACGACGCCTACAAAAAGAAGACTCCAGATAACACCTGGAAGCCTCCGCGATCCCATCATAATCTTATCCAGGAGGATCATATCCATGATCCTTGGAGGATTGTCGTTATATGCATCCTCCTAAATATGACACAGGGTGTGCAG GTGAGAGGGGTGATATCGGAGTTCTTTAGCCTATGCCCCGATGCAAAGACTGCTACAGAGGTTCCAGCAGAGACGATTGAAAAGCTTATAACGCCACTTGGACTGCAGAAAGTAAAGACGGAAAGGATCCAAAGATTTTCTGAAGGATACTTATGGGATGACTGGACACACATCACTCAACTCCATGGCGTTGGGAA GTACGCTGCAGATGCCTATGCAATATTTGTTACGGGGCAATGGAGGCGTGTCATACCCGCAGATCATATGCTAAATAGGTACTGGGAATTTCTTCATCAGAATGCACATTTATTGGACAAGTTAACGTCACATACAGACACGTTATAA